The following are from one region of the Pectobacterium actinidiae genome:
- a CDS encoding multidrug ABC transporter permease/ATP-binding protein gives MALLHIVYQQYRWPFLAVILLSLLSAALGIGLIAFINLQLIETVNQSLSVLPQFLGLLLLLMGVTLASQLALTTLGHHFVYRLRGQFIKRILDTNIARIEQIGSAQLLASLSSDIRNITIAFVRLPELIQGIVLTIGSAAYLAWLSPKMLAVTSIWIAVTLWGGFMLVSRVYRHLTQVREAEDRLQKDYETVINGRKELTLNRERAQKLYEDIYQANAQDYRQNVIRADTFHLSAVNWSNIMMLGAIGAVFFMANNLGWADTNVAATYSLTLLFLRTPMLQAVGALPTLLSAQVAFNKLKLFDLADYQESFSVAAAPVDWHTLELRDVVFRYDDSGFEVGPINLVITRGELVFLIGGNGSGKSTLAMLLTGLYIPVSGSLLLDNRPVTAETREDYQTLFSAIFTDFHLFGQMMGRQGTEPDTALVDSWLDRLNMRHKLTLENHRVMNLQLSQGQRKRVALLLAVAEQRDILLLDEWAADQDPQFRRVFYLELLPQLRALGKTIVAISHDDHYFEHADRLLEMHQGSLSELTGDAREQASQDAVAQISR, from the coding sequence ATGGCGTTGCTCCACATTGTTTACCAACAATACCGTTGGCCTTTTCTTGCCGTTATCCTGTTAAGTTTACTGAGCGCCGCGTTGGGCATTGGGCTTATTGCCTTTATCAACCTGCAATTGATTGAAACGGTCAATCAGTCGTTGAGCGTGTTGCCGCAATTTCTGGGCTTGCTGCTGCTCCTGATGGGCGTGACGCTGGCGTCGCAACTGGCGCTGACTACGCTGGGACACCATTTCGTTTACCGCCTGCGTGGGCAATTTATCAAGCGTATTCTGGACACCAACATTGCCCGTATCGAACAGATCGGCAGTGCGCAGTTGCTTGCCAGCCTGTCGAGCGATATCCGCAATATCACGATTGCATTTGTACGTCTGCCGGAGCTGATCCAGGGCATTGTGCTCACCATAGGTTCGGCCGCTTATCTGGCCTGGCTCTCCCCTAAAATGCTGGCCGTGACGTCGATTTGGATTGCGGTCACGCTCTGGGGCGGTTTTATGCTGGTTTCCCGTGTGTATCGCCACCTGACTCAGGTGCGGGAAGCGGAAGATCGTCTCCAAAAAGATTACGAAACGGTGATTAACGGGCGCAAAGAACTGACGCTCAATCGTGAACGGGCGCAGAAGCTGTATGAAGATATTTATCAGGCCAATGCGCAGGATTACCGACAGAACGTGATTCGCGCCGACACTTTCCACCTCAGCGCGGTGAATTGGTCGAATATTATGATGCTGGGTGCCATTGGCGCGGTTTTTTTCATGGCAAATAATCTCGGTTGGGCAGATACCAACGTGGCGGCAACATACTCACTGACGCTGCTGTTTTTACGCACGCCGATGCTTCAGGCCGTTGGCGCACTGCCTACGCTGCTGAGCGCGCAAGTCGCGTTTAATAAGTTAAAACTTTTCGATTTAGCGGATTATCAGGAATCGTTTTCCGTAGCGGCGGCCCCTGTTGACTGGCACACGCTGGAACTGCGTGATGTGGTGTTTCGCTATGATGATTCCGGCTTTGAAGTCGGGCCGATCAATCTGGTGATAACACGTGGCGAGCTGGTATTCCTTATTGGCGGCAACGGGAGTGGGAAATCTACGCTGGCGATGTTGCTGACAGGGCTCTATATCCCGGTTTCCGGTTCGCTACTGCTGGATAACCGCCCGGTTACGGCAGAAACACGTGAGGACTACCAAACGCTATTTTCCGCCATCTTTACCGATTTCCATCTGTTCGGGCAGATGATGGGACGACAGGGAACGGAGCCCGATACGGCGCTGGTGGATAGCTGGCTGGATCGCCTGAACATGCGGCATAAGCTGACGCTGGAGAATCATCGGGTGATGAACTTACAGCTGTCTCAAGGACAGCGTAAACGTGTGGCGTTGCTGCTGGCTGTCGCCGAACAGCGTGACATCCTGCTGCTGGATGAGTGGGCGGCCGATCAGGATCCGCAATTCCGCCGTGTATTCTATCTTGAGCTGTTACCGCAGTTGCGTGCATTGGGGAAAACGATTGTGGCGATCAGCCATGACGATCACTACTTCGAACATGCCGATCGCCTGCTTGAAATGCATCAGGGGAGTCTGTCGGAACTGACGGGCGACGCGCGTGAACAGGCCTCGCAGGATGCCGTGGCACAGATTAGTCGGTAG
- a CDS encoding type II asparaginase has translation MKRIFNALFVVVFVCFSSLANAAENLPNIVILATGGTIAGSAAANTQTTGYKAGALGVDTLIQAVPELKTLANISGEQVASIGSENMTSDVLLKLSKRVNELLARSDVDGVVITHGTDTLDESPYFLNLTVKSDKPVVFAAAMRPATAISADGPMNLYGAVKVAADKNSRGRGVLVVLNDRIGSARFISKTNASTLDTFKAPEEGYLGVIIGDKVYYQTRLDKVHTTRSVFDVTNVDKLPAVDIIYGYQDDPEYMYDASIKHGVKGIVYAGMGAGSVSKRGDAGIRKAESKGIVVVRSSRTGSGIVPPDAGQPGLVADSLSPAKSRILLMLALTKTTNPAVIQDYFHTY, from the coding sequence ATGAAAAGGATATTTAACGCGTTATTCGTCGTTGTTTTTGTTTGTTTTTCGTCTCTGGCAAATGCGGCAGAAAATCTACCGAACATTGTCATTCTGGCAACGGGCGGCACGATTGCAGGTTCCGCTGCGGCCAACACCCAAACCACGGGCTATAAAGCGGGTGCGCTGGGCGTAGATACACTGATTCAAGCAGTGCCAGAGCTGAAAACACTTGCCAATATCTCAGGCGAGCAGGTTGCCAGCATCGGCAGTGAAAATATGACCAGCGATGTGCTGCTGAAGCTGAGCAAGCGCGTGAATGAGCTGCTGGCACGCAGCGATGTTGATGGCGTAGTGATTACTCACGGTACGGATACGCTCGACGAATCGCCTTACTTCCTGAACCTGACGGTGAAGAGTGACAAACCGGTGGTCTTTGCCGCCGCGATGCGCCCGGCAACAGCCATCAGCGCTGACGGCCCGATGAATCTGTACGGTGCGGTAAAAGTTGCAGCGGATAAAAACTCTCGCGGTCGTGGAGTACTGGTGGTGCTGAACGATCGTATCGGTTCTGCCCGTTTCATCAGTAAAACCAACGCCTCTACGCTGGATACCTTTAAAGCGCCAGAAGAGGGTTATCTGGGCGTGATTATTGGCGACAAAGTTTACTACCAGACTCGTCTGGATAAAGTTCACACCACGCGTTCTGTATTTGACGTGACTAATGTAGATAAACTGCCAGCCGTCGATATTATTTATGGTTATCAGGACGATCCTGAATATATGTATGACGCCTCTATCAAACACGGCGTGAAAGGCATCGTCTATGCGGGCATGGGCGCAGGTAGCGTATCCAAGCGCGGCGATGCAGGTATCCGTAAAGCGGAAAGCAAAGGCATTGTTGTCGTGCGTTCCAGCCGTACCGGCAGCGGCATCGTCCCACCGGATGCGGGCCAACCTGGTCTGGTTGCCGATTCTCTGAGCCCGGCAAAATCACGTATTCTGCTGATGCTGGCGCTGACGAAAACGACGAACCCAGCAGTGATTCAGGATTATTTCCATACGTATTAA
- the aroL gene encoding shikimate kinase AroL, translated as MTHPIFMVGARGCGKTTVGHQLAQTLGYDFVDTDLFMQQTTNMTVADVVAQEGWHGFRLRESLALQQVTSNRCIIATGGGMVLAEANRRFMHEKGTVIYLHADAELLAQRLEENPQDNQRPTLTGRPIAEEMADVLAAREALYRGVAHHVIDASQTPEAIVASVLKALRSSAA; from the coding sequence ATGACACACCCCATTTTTATGGTTGGTGCCAGAGGCTGTGGGAAGACCACCGTTGGGCATCAGCTAGCGCAGACGTTGGGATATGACTTTGTCGATACTGACCTGTTTATGCAGCAAACGACCAATATGACGGTGGCGGATGTGGTTGCGCAGGAAGGATGGCATGGGTTCCGCCTGCGTGAAAGCCTGGCGCTTCAACAGGTGACCTCTAACCGCTGCATCATCGCGACAGGCGGCGGTATGGTGCTGGCGGAAGCCAATCGACGCTTTATGCATGAGAAAGGCACCGTTATTTACCTCCATGCGGATGCGGAGCTATTAGCTCAGCGGCTGGAAGAAAACCCGCAGGATAACCAGCGGCCGACGCTGACGGGGCGTCCTATCGCTGAGGAAATGGCCGATGTACTGGCCGCGCGTGAGGCGCTTTATCGCGGTGTCGCGCACCACGTCATCGATGCATCACAAACGCCCGAAGCGATTGTGGCAAGCGTGTTGAAAGCGCTGCGCTCGTCGGCAGCGTAG
- the ppnP gene encoding pyrimidine/purine nucleoside phosphorylase, with protein sequence MLNVNEYFAGKVKSIGFEGDSIGRASVGVMDAGEYTFGTGQPEEMTVITGALKVLLPGAPDWQVFTPGETFFVPGKSEFNLQVVEPTSYLCKYL encoded by the coding sequence ATGCTGAATGTAAATGAGTATTTTGCAGGGAAGGTCAAATCAATCGGTTTTGAAGGCGACAGCATCGGCCGCGCCAGTGTCGGCGTCATGGATGCGGGTGAATACACCTTTGGAACCGGGCAGCCGGAAGAAATGACGGTGATCACCGGCGCATTGAAAGTCCTGTTGCCAGGCGCACCGGATTGGCAAGTTTTCACACCGGGAGAAACGTTTTTCGTTCCGGGAAAAAGTGAGTTCAATTTGCAGGTGGTCGAACCGACCTCTTATCTGTGTAAGTACCTATAA
- a CDS encoding nucleoside permease — translation MKTTAKLSFMMFVEWFIWGAWFVPLWLYLSKSGFTAGEIGWSYACTAIAAILSPILVGSLTDRFFAAQKVLAVLMFAGAILMYFAAQQTEFMYFFPLLLAYSLTYMPTIALTNSIAFSHVADVERDFPRIRVLGTIGWIASGIVCGFLPTWLGFSDISPTNVPLLITAASSALLGFFAFFLPNTPPKSTGKMDVKVMLGLDAIVLLKDKNFLVFFVCSFLFAMPLAFYYIFATGFLTEVGMKNATGWMTLGQFSEIFFMLALPFFTKRFGIKKVLLLGLVTAAIRYVFFVYGDAYHYFTYALLFLGILLHGVSYDFYYVTAYIYVDKKAPVHMRTAAQGLITLCCQGFGSLLGYRLGGVMMEKLFAHGEPVNGLTFNWTGMWLFGAVMIAIIALIFILFFRESDKTISTIDVDGANKHFSTEESK, via the coding sequence ATGAAAACTACAGCAAAGCTGTCGTTCATGATGTTTGTTGAATGGTTTATCTGGGGAGCCTGGTTTGTTCCACTTTGGCTGTATCTGAGCAAAAGTGGATTTACGGCGGGTGAAATCGGCTGGTCGTATGCCTGTACCGCAATTGCCGCGATTCTGTCGCCGATTCTGGTGGGATCGCTCACCGATCGCTTCTTTGCCGCGCAAAAGGTGCTGGCAGTGTTGATGTTCGCCGGGGCGATCCTGATGTACTTCGCGGCACAGCAAACGGAATTTATGTATTTCTTCCCGCTGCTGTTGGCCTACTCGTTAACCTACATGCCGACGATTGCACTGACTAACAGCATCGCTTTCTCGCATGTTGCTGATGTCGAACGGGATTTTCCACGCATCCGGGTATTGGGAACGATTGGCTGGATCGCCTCCGGTATCGTCTGCGGTTTTCTACCGACGTGGCTTGGCTTTAGTGATATTTCTCCCACCAATGTTCCGCTGCTGATTACCGCTGCCAGCTCTGCGTTGCTGGGCTTCTTTGCGTTTTTCCTGCCCAATACGCCACCGAAAAGCACCGGCAAGATGGATGTTAAAGTCATGCTGGGGCTGGACGCGATTGTGTTGCTGAAAGACAAAAATTTTCTGGTGTTTTTTGTCTGTTCCTTCTTATTCGCGATGCCACTGGCGTTTTATTACATTTTTGCCACAGGCTTCCTCACCGAAGTCGGCATGAAGAATGCGACAGGCTGGATGACGCTCGGCCAGTTCTCGGAAATTTTCTTTATGCTGGCGCTGCCGTTTTTCACCAAACGCTTTGGTATTAAAAAGGTATTGTTGCTGGGGCTGGTGACGGCGGCTATCCGCTATGTCTTCTTCGTCTACGGTGATGCTTACCACTACTTCACGTACGCACTGCTGTTCCTCGGTATCCTGCTGCACGGCGTGAGTTACGACTTCTATTATGTGACCGCCTATATCTACGTTGATAAAAAAGCGCCGGTACATATGCGCACGGCAGCACAAGGGCTGATTACGCTCTGCTGTCAGGGTTTCGGCAGCCTGTTGGGATACCGTTTGGGTGGCGTGATGATGGAGAAACTTTTCGCCCACGGTGAGCCAGTGAACGGCCTGACCTTTAACTGGACCGGTATGTGGCTTTTTGGTGCGGTGATGATCGCGATTATTGCACTGATCTTTATCCTGTTTTTCCGTGAATCGGATAAGACGATCTCGACCATTGATGTAGACGGTGCAAATAAGCATTTCAGTACAGAGGAAAGCAAATGA
- a CDS encoding ADP-ribosylglycohydrolase family protein — protein MKQERILGALYGQALGDAMGMPSELWPRTRVKAHFGWIDRFLPGPAENNAACYFGRGEFTDDTSMALSLADAIIECEGEINADAIGRHILKWAESFDAFNKNVLGPTSKIALKAIRQGTPVSELENNGVTNGAAMRASPLGCLLPAHDLDEFIDQVALASSPTHKSDLAIAGAVVVAWAISRAVDGASWQEIVDALPSVARHAQEKRITTFSASLAARLELALTIVRRANGTESASEQLYQLIGAGTSTIESVATAIAMVELAQTDPNRCAILCANLGGDTDTIGAMATAICGALHGVTAIDVALKQELDDINQLDFTRYASLLLQYRSAREA, from the coding sequence ATGAAACAAGAACGTATTCTCGGTGCCTTATACGGCCAGGCTTTAGGGGATGCGATGGGCATGCCATCGGAACTGTGGCCCCGAACGCGTGTGAAAGCACATTTCGGCTGGATTGATCGCTTTTTACCCGGCCCCGCGGAAAACAATGCAGCGTGCTATTTTGGCCGTGGTGAGTTTACGGATGATACCTCGATGGCGCTGAGCCTGGCCGACGCCATCATTGAATGCGAAGGCGAAATCAATGCTGATGCGATTGGTCGCCACATCCTGAAATGGGCGGAGTCGTTCGATGCGTTTAATAAGAATGTGCTCGGGCCGACGTCTAAAATTGCGTTGAAGGCGATCCGCCAAGGCACGCCGGTCAGCGAGCTGGAAAATAATGGCGTCACGAACGGCGCTGCGATGCGGGCTTCTCCGCTAGGCTGCCTGCTGCCTGCACACGATCTTGATGAATTTATCGATCAGGTGGCGCTGGCATCCAGCCCGACGCATAAATCCGATTTGGCGATTGCGGGAGCGGTAGTCGTTGCCTGGGCGATTTCCCGGGCGGTTGACGGAGCCAGCTGGCAGGAGATCGTCGACGCACTGCCGTCCGTCGCACGCCACGCGCAGGAAAAGCGTATCACGACGTTTAGCGCCTCCCTTGCCGCGCGTCTCGAGCTGGCGCTAACTATCGTGCGCCGTGCAAACGGGACGGAAAGCGCCAGCGAGCAGCTTTATCAACTGATTGGCGCGGGAACGAGTACGATTGAATCCGTCGCGACTGCCATCGCGATGGTGGAACTGGCGCAGACTGACCCAAATCGCTGTGCGATTCTGTGCGCCAACCTCGGCGGAGACACCGATACGATCGGGGCGATGGCGACTGCAATATGCGGTGCGCTGCATGGGGTAACGGCGATTGATGTTGCGCTGAAGCAGGAGCTGGATGACATTAACCAGCTTGATTTTACCCGCTATGCCAGCCTGCTCCTGCAATACCGCTCAGCACGGGAGGCGTGA
- a CDS encoding PfkB family carbohydrate kinase, giving the protein MKASELAAKLDELTMRQPLTIIGAAVIDVIADAYALPYRGCDIELKQQSVNIGGCALNIAIALKRLGIAAQNALPVGQGVWADIIRQSLEKQNITTVVQTDAGDNGWCLALVEPDGERTFMSFSGVENQWNDRWLASLSVVAGSVVYLSGYQLAAPCGERLVNWLENLPDVTPFIDFGPRIADIPENLMARIMALHPVVSLNRQEADVAADMLGVSTDVQTLGRAWREAYRAPVIIRQDKAGAWYFDAASEGVIAPFPATVVDTIGAGDSHAGGTLAGLAAGWSLADAVTLGNAVAAYVVSHRGGDCAPTLAELRAQLLLADEHV; this is encoded by the coding sequence ATGAAAGCCAGCGAACTTGCTGCAAAACTGGATGAGCTAACGATGCGTCAGCCGCTGACCATCATCGGGGCGGCGGTGATTGACGTGATTGCCGATGCTTACGCCCTGCCGTATCGCGGGTGTGATATCGAGCTGAAGCAGCAAAGCGTGAATATTGGCGGCTGTGCCTTGAATATTGCCATTGCGCTTAAACGCCTTGGGATAGCCGCACAAAACGCCTTGCCCGTCGGGCAGGGTGTGTGGGCGGATATCATTCGTCAGAGTCTGGAAAAACAGAATATCACCACGGTGGTACAAACCGATGCGGGAGATAACGGCTGGTGTCTGGCGCTGGTTGAACCGGACGGCGAACGAACTTTTATGTCCTTCAGCGGGGTTGAGAACCAGTGGAATGACCGTTGGCTGGCGTCGTTATCTGTCGTCGCGGGGAGTGTGGTCTACCTGTCGGGCTATCAACTGGCGGCACCGTGTGGTGAACGTCTGGTGAACTGGCTGGAAAATTTGCCTGACGTCACGCCGTTTATCGATTTTGGCCCACGCATTGCCGATATCCCGGAAAACCTGATGGCGCGCATTATGGCGCTTCACCCGGTGGTTTCCCTTAATCGTCAGGAGGCGGACGTGGCAGCGGACATGCTCGGCGTGTCAACTGATGTGCAAACGTTGGGGCGAGCCTGGCGGGAGGCATACCGTGCACCGGTGATTATTCGTCAAGACAAAGCGGGGGCGTGGTATTTCGATGCAGCTTCAGAGGGCGTCATTGCCCCGTTTCCGGCGACGGTAGTGGATACCATCGGTGCAGGGGACAGTCACGCGGGCGGGACATTGGCCGGCTTGGCCGCTGGGTGGTCACTGGCCGATGCCGTTACGCTGGGGAACGCCGTTGCGGCTTATGTCGTGAGCCACCGTGGCGGAGACTGCGCGCCTACGCTGGCTGAACTGCGTGCCCAGTTACTCCTCGCAGACGAACACGTATAG
- a CDS encoding GntR family transcriptional regulator: MEHAHTQLIEQLTQRFATADNTPLYLKFAETVKNAVRNGMLEHGNILPGERDLSQLAGVSRITVRKAMQTLEEEGVVTRVRGYGTQINNIFEYSLKEARGFSQQVVLRGKKPNTLWVNKQIVKSSKEVAEQLAITPETPVFLLKRIRYVDEDAVSIEESYVPVDLIADAEDIGISLYDYFRSQNINPQRTRSRVSARMPDAEFQSHIQLDNKVPVLVIKQIALDPQNRPIEYSISYCRSDLYVFVCEE, translated from the coding sequence ATGGAACACGCGCATACTCAATTAATAGAACAGCTTACTCAGCGCTTTGCGACAGCAGACAATACCCCTCTCTACCTAAAATTTGCTGAAACGGTAAAAAACGCGGTGCGCAACGGCATGCTGGAACATGGCAATATTTTGCCGGGCGAACGCGATCTGAGCCAGTTGGCTGGCGTATCGCGCATTACCGTGCGTAAAGCCATGCAGACGCTGGAGGAAGAAGGTGTAGTGACCCGCGTACGCGGCTACGGTACGCAAATCAATAATATTTTTGAATATTCGTTGAAAGAAGCGCGCGGGTTTTCACAGCAGGTCGTGCTCCGAGGCAAAAAACCCAATACGCTATGGGTGAACAAACAAATCGTAAAAAGCAGCAAAGAAGTGGCCGAACAGTTGGCTATTACACCAGAAACGCCCGTTTTTCTGTTGAAACGTATTCGCTATGTCGATGAGGACGCGGTTTCAATTGAGGAATCGTATGTTCCTGTCGATCTGATCGCCGATGCAGAGGATATCGGCATCTCACTATATGACTATTTTCGTAGCCAGAATATCAATCCACAGCGTACACGCAGCCGCGTCAGCGCCCGTATGCCCGATGCCGAGTTTCAGTCACACATCCAGCTTGATAATAAAGTACCGGTTCTGGTCATCAAGCAGATTGCGCTCGACCCGCAGAACCGGCCCATCGAGTACAGCATCAGCTATTGCCGTAGCGATCTATACGTGTTCGTCTGCGAGGAGTAA
- a CDS encoding methyl-accepting chemotaxis protein — MLKTTRSRILAACSTIVVLSLVINTFLNYTIANNANKESIQNTLNAVATSHSIAISDWVASKTQMISALHDRAIQDEDPIPLFKQIVASGGFLNVYMGYANGTAKFADPGGIPADYNPTIRPWYQQAVKEGKPLATAPYVDMVTNTLVVSFVAPVVEGGTVRGVVGSDVTMKSVIENVKAINPSPGSFGVLIDRNGTIIAHPDEKLTLKNITDIAPAINLNEILSADSARDVDFSGSTKLVLAKPITGTSWFMLVALDKAEATTGMRSLLSTSVITLVVIALLGTLVIGFIIASALKRLLQIRDAMDDISNGNNDLTQRLPDEGHDEVAQIARSFNIFVDKISQVMMQIRDISASLQVAADEISAGNNDLSARTESAASSIQQTAASLEEISAAVTQSAGSAQQVNAKALLLSKDAGTGGKVVSDVIVTMEEIVVASGKIGDIIGVIDGIAFQTNILALNAAVEAARAGEQGRGFAVVAGEVRSLAQRSAQAAKEIKELIESTVSSVTSGSVQVRQASDKMNEIVGGVSTVSSVMSEITHAADEQMRGINEINKAVAQLDSMVQQNAALVQESAAASGALQSQAEELNAVVGAFRV, encoded by the coding sequence ATGCTGAAAACGACGCGTTCCCGCATTCTTGCGGCTTGTTCGACCATTGTTGTACTTTCGCTTGTTATTAATACCTTTCTTAACTACACCATAGCCAATAACGCTAATAAGGAATCGATCCAGAATACGCTGAATGCGGTAGCGACTAGCCACAGTATAGCCATTAGCGACTGGGTTGCTTCTAAAACGCAGATGATCTCCGCGCTGCATGATCGTGCTATACAGGATGAAGATCCGATCCCGTTGTTTAAACAGATAGTGGCATCGGGCGGGTTCCTGAACGTATACATGGGCTACGCCAATGGCACGGCTAAGTTTGCCGATCCTGGCGGTATTCCTGCCGATTACAACCCTACTATCAGGCCCTGGTATCAGCAGGCGGTGAAAGAAGGTAAGCCGTTAGCAACCGCACCATACGTTGATATGGTAACCAATACGCTAGTGGTTTCTTTCGTTGCACCTGTCGTTGAAGGGGGAACGGTTCGGGGCGTAGTCGGTAGCGACGTGACGATGAAAAGCGTGATCGAAAACGTCAAAGCCATCAACCCGAGTCCAGGGAGTTTCGGCGTATTGATTGACCGTAATGGTACGATCATTGCGCACCCGGATGAAAAACTGACGCTAAAAAATATCACCGATATTGCTCCTGCTATTAATCTGAACGAGATTCTTTCAGCCGATAGCGCTCGAGATGTGGATTTCTCCGGGTCAACAAAGCTGGTGTTGGCAAAACCGATTACTGGCACGAGCTGGTTCATGCTGGTGGCGTTAGATAAAGCCGAAGCCACCACGGGCATGCGTTCTCTGTTGTCTACCTCTGTGATCACGCTGGTTGTTATCGCTCTGTTGGGCACGCTGGTGATTGGTTTCATCATTGCGTCGGCGCTTAAACGTCTGCTGCAAATCCGTGACGCAATGGATGATATCAGCAACGGTAATAACGATCTGACGCAGCGACTGCCGGATGAAGGGCATGATGAAGTCGCGCAAATTGCCCGCTCGTTTAATATCTTTGTCGACAAAATCAGTCAGGTCATGATGCAGATTCGCGACATCAGCGCATCGCTTCAGGTTGCGGCGGATGAAATCTCGGCGGGGAACAACGATCTCTCCGCGCGTACTGAATCTGCGGCATCGAGCATTCAGCAAACGGCGGCCTCGCTGGAAGAAATTTCTGCGGCGGTGACGCAGTCGGCAGGATCGGCGCAGCAGGTTAACGCGAAAGCGCTGCTGCTGTCGAAAGATGCTGGTACGGGCGGAAAAGTGGTGTCTGATGTGATTGTCACGATGGAAGAGATTGTGGTCGCGTCTGGCAAAATCGGCGATATCATCGGTGTTATCGATGGCATCGCATTCCAGACTAACATTCTGGCGCTGAACGCCGCGGTAGAAGCCGCGCGAGCGGGTGAACAGGGCCGGGGTTTTGCCGTTGTTGCTGGTGAGGTTCGTAGTCTGGCACAGCGTAGCGCGCAGGCTGCAAAAGAAATTAAAGAGCTGATTGAATCGACGGTCTCCAGTGTGACCTCTGGTTCCGTGCAGGTTCGTCAGGCCAGCGACAAGATGAATGAAATTGTCGGCGGCGTATCTACGGTGAGCTCGGTGATGTCTGAAATCACGCATGCGGCAGATGAGCAGATGCGGGGGATCAACGAGATCAACAAAGCGGTCGCGCAATTGGATTCGATGGTGCAACAAAATGCCGCGCTGGTGCAGGAATCTGCCGCTGCGTCGGGTGCGTTGCAGTCACAGGCCGAAGAACTGAATGCCGTTGTCGGTGCATTCCGAGTCTAA
- the rdgC gene encoding recombination-associated protein RdgC, with protein sequence MLWFKNLMIYRLSRDSVLSKDNVLSADELEKRLSAFTFTPCGSQDMMKTGWVSPMGSHSDALTHVVNGQIVICVRKEEKILPSPVIKQTLQAKIERLEAEQHRKLKKTEKDSLKDEVLHSLLPRAFSRFSQIWLWIDTVNGLIMVDAASAKKAEDTLALLRKTLGSLPVVPLTMENPIELTLTEWVRSGEPAAGFALQDEAELKAILEDGGVIRCKKQDLVCDEIAVHIEAGKLVTKLALDWQERIQLVLSEDGSVKRLKFSDTLREQNDDIDREDFAQRFDADFILMTSELAALIANLIEALGGEAQR encoded by the coding sequence ATGTTGTGGTTTAAGAACTTAATGATTTACCGCCTCAGCCGGGACAGCGTGCTGTCCAAAGATAACGTTTTATCTGCGGATGAACTGGAAAAACGGCTCAGCGCGTTCACATTCACCCCGTGCGGCAGTCAGGATATGATGAAGACGGGTTGGGTATCGCCGATGGGATCCCATAGCGATGCATTAACGCACGTCGTGAATGGGCAAATCGTTATCTGCGTCCGTAAAGAAGAAAAAATCCTACCCTCCCCGGTCATCAAGCAAACCCTTCAGGCCAAGATTGAACGTCTGGAAGCGGAACAGCACCGCAAGCTGAAAAAAACCGAAAAAGATTCGCTGAAAGATGAAGTACTGCATAGTCTCTTGCCGCGTGCATTTAGCCGTTTCAGTCAGATTTGGTTGTGGATCGATACGGTTAACGGCCTGATTATGGTCGATGCCGCCAGCGCCAAAAAAGCGGAAGATACGCTGGCGTTGCTGCGTAAAACGCTGGGCTCGCTGCCTGTTGTGCCGCTAACGATGGAAAATCCCATCGAGTTGACGCTAACCGAGTGGGTTCGCTCCGGTGAACCGGCGGCAGGTTTCGCGCTACAGGACGAAGCAGAGCTGAAAGCCATTCTGGAAGACGGTGGCGTTATCCGCTGTAAAAAACAGGATTTGGTCTGCGACGAAATCGCCGTACACATTGAAGCAGGCAAACTGGTCACCAAGCTGGCGCTGGACTGGCAGGAACGGATTCAGTTGGTCTTGTCCGAGGACGGTTCAGTAAAACGGTTGAAGTTCTCCGATACGCTGCGGGAACAAAACGACGATATCGATCGGGAAGATTTTGCTCAGCGGTTTGATGCCGATTTTATTCTGATGACCAGCGAGCTGGCGGCATTGATTGCGAATCTGATTGAAGCGTTGGGCGGAGAAGCCCAACGTTAA